A part of Streptococcus porcinus genomic DNA contains:
- a CDS encoding tyrosine-type recombinase/integrase: protein MASIRKRSNGWEFRISYKDSNGNYKQKTGGGFRTKREAEIKASEEKLRISKGITGDINSTLYDYFKIWSNTYKKNNVSLVTWKKYEYTLSKIRIYFRDAKIKNISVSQYQSAINQFLEDYSWRTVKMFNTHIRQCLKVAMHENIVQKDFTTFTKIAQNEKDEEKDILQIDEYFDLLETTSTIKYRSHFFIYLVAVTGLRFSEAMGLTVNDINFENSTININKTFKVYGPKRGYGPTKNKSSMRIVPIDDRTLSLLSEYVKRFEIKDRVFVELSNTAVNKTLKKLVGRNVHMHSLRHTYVSYLIKNNINVVQVSKLIGHTNPNTTLTVYSHLFKQQEIESVNQINNLFRSNLGQKTKKA from the coding sequence ATGGCTAGTATCAGAAAGAGGTCAAACGGATGGGAATTTCGAATCTCTTATAAAGACAGTAATGGTAACTACAAACAAAAAACTGGAGGTGGTTTTAGAACTAAACGAGAAGCTGAGATAAAAGCAAGCGAAGAAAAATTAAGGATTAGCAAAGGAATAACTGGAGACATTAATTCCACTCTATACGATTATTTCAAAATATGGTCAAACACTTATAAAAAGAATAATGTATCTTTAGTAACTTGGAAAAAATACGAATACACCCTTAGCAAAATCAGAATATATTTCAGAGATGCAAAAATAAAAAATATATCAGTTTCTCAATATCAATCAGCGATCAATCAATTCTTAGAGGATTACTCTTGGAGAACGGTTAAAATGTTTAACACTCATATCCGTCAATGCTTAAAAGTTGCAATGCACGAAAATATTGTTCAAAAAGATTTTACAACTTTTACAAAAATAGCTCAAAATGAAAAAGATGAAGAAAAAGATATACTTCAAATTGACGAATATTTTGATTTGTTGGAAACTACTTCAACTATAAAATACCGCTCCCACTTTTTTATATATCTAGTAGCAGTAACTGGTCTTAGATTTAGTGAGGCGATGGGATTGACTGTCAATGATATCAATTTTGAAAATTCAACTATTAACATAAACAAGACATTTAAAGTGTATGGTCCAAAGCGTGGATATGGCCCAACTAAAAATAAATCATCAATGCGTATTGTACCTATTGATGATAGGACTCTATCGCTTCTCTCAGAGTATGTCAAGCGCTTTGAAATTAAAGATAGGGTATTTGTAGAGTTATCTAATACAGCTGTAAATAAGACACTTAAGAAGCTTGTAGGGCGAAACGTTCACATGCATTCATTAAGGCATACTTATGTATCATATCTTATAAAAAATAACATCAATGTAGTTCAGGTCTCTAAGTTGATTGGTCATACAAATCCAAATACAACTTTGACAGTTTACTCACATCTATTTAAACAACAGGAAATAGAATCCGTAAATCAAATAAACAATTTATTTAGGTCAAATTTAGGACAAAAAACAAAAAAAGCCTAA
- the rpsA gene encoding 30S ribosomal protein S1, with amino-acid sequence MNEFEDLLNSVSEVNPGDVVTAEVLTVDNGQANVVIDGTGVEGVLTLRELTNDRDADINDFVKAGDTVEVLVLRQVVGKDTDTVTFLVSKKRLEARKAWDKLIGREGEVVTVKGTRAVKGGLSVEFEGLRGFIPASMIDTRFVRNTEKFVGQEFDAKIKEVDAAENRFILSRREVIEEASAAAREEVFSKLSEGSVVTGTVARLTSFGAFIDLGGVDGLVHVTELSHERNVSPKSVVSVGEEVEVKVLSIDEEAGRVSLSLKATTPGPWDGVEQKLAQGDVVEGKVKRLTDFGAFVEVLPGIDGLVHISQISHKRVENPKDVLSVGQEVTVKVLEVNAADERVSLSIKALEERPAQAEGDNNNNNNNSEKRQSRPRRPKREAKRDYELPETQTGFSMADLFGDIEL; translated from the coding sequence ATGAATGAATTTGAAGATTTGCTAAACAGTGTTAGCGAAGTAAACCCTGGTGATGTAGTCACTGCGGAAGTTTTAACAGTTGATAACGGTCAAGCAAACGTTGTTATTGATGGTACTGGTGTAGAAGGTGTTTTGACACTTCGCGAATTGACTAATGATCGTGATGCCGATATCAATGATTTTGTTAAAGCTGGCGACACAGTTGAAGTGCTTGTTCTTCGTCAAGTTGTAGGTAAAGATACTGATACAGTTACTTTCCTAGTATCTAAAAAACGTTTAGAAGCTCGCAAAGCATGGGACAAACTTATTGGTCGTGAAGGTGAAGTAGTTACTGTTAAAGGTACTCGCGCTGTTAAAGGTGGTCTTTCAGTTGAATTTGAAGGTTTACGTGGATTTATTCCTGCTTCAATGATTGATACTCGTTTTGTACGCAACACTGAAAAATTTGTAGGTCAAGAATTTGACGCAAAAATTAAAGAAGTTGATGCTGCTGAAAACCGTTTTATCTTATCACGTCGTGAAGTCATTGAAGAAGCTTCTGCAGCAGCTCGCGAAGAAGTATTTTCGAAACTTTCTGAAGGTTCAGTTGTGACTGGTACTGTTGCTCGTTTAACTAGCTTTGGTGCTTTCATTGATCTTGGTGGTGTTGATGGACTTGTTCACGTTACTGAGTTATCTCATGAACGTAATGTTTCACCTAAATCAGTTGTAAGTGTTGGTGAAGAAGTTGAAGTTAAAGTTCTGTCAATTGACGAAGAAGCTGGTCGTGTATCACTTTCACTTAAAGCAACTACCCCTGGACCATGGGATGGTGTTGAACAAAAACTCGCTCAAGGTGATGTTGTTGAAGGTAAAGTAAAACGTCTTACTGACTTCGGTGCTTTCGTGGAAGTTTTACCTGGAATTGATGGACTTGTTCATATTTCACAAATCTCACACAAACGTGTTGAAAATCCAAAAGATGTACTTTCTGTAGGTCAAGAAGTTACTGTTAAGGTTCTTGAAGTAAATGCAGCTGATGAACGTGTATCACTTTCAATCAAAGCTCTTGAAGAACGCCCAGCACAAGCTGAAGGTGACAACAATAACAACAACAATAACAGTGAAAAACGCCAATCACGTCCACGTCGTCCAAAACGTGAAGCTAAACGTGACTATGAATTACCAGAAACTCAAACTGGTTTCTCAATGGCTGATTTATTCGGTGATATTGAATTATAA
- a CDS encoding helix-turn-helix domain-containing protein, with product MRTNDEIIQLIEEVSKDKNISISELARRVKMSKSSVSMYFTKKRKFPLDRADVFAKALNISPEYLIGVTPISKNTEHTIDLRHVASSAMAFDGHQLNDEDLDLITSVLEARMKNRDKE from the coding sequence ATGAGAACAAATGACGAGATAATACAACTAATAGAAGAAGTATCAAAAGATAAAAATATTTCTATTAGTGAGTTAGCAAGACGAGTAAAAATGTCAAAATCGAGTGTATCTATGTACTTTACTAAAAAGAGAAAGTTTCCACTAGATAGAGCTGATGTTTTTGCTAAAGCATTAAACATATCTCCAGAATATTTGATAGGTGTAACACCAATTTCTAAAAACACTGAACACACTATAGACCTCCGCCATGTCGCCTCATCAGCAATGGCATTTGACGGTCATCAATTAAATGACGAAGATTTAGATTTAATAACTTCTGTATTAGAAGCTAGAATGAAAAATAGAGATAAGGAATAA
- a CDS encoding helix-turn-helix domain-containing protein has product MAVDYLRVKAERVAKGFTQDYMAKQLGWSDRARYAKRENGFVSFDADELAKVAEILGISKDDIGIFFKYNVH; this is encoded by the coding sequence ATGGCAGTAGATTATTTACGTGTAAAAGCTGAGCGTGTTGCTAAAGGGTTTACGCAAGACTATATGGCAAAGCAACTTGGCTGGTCAGATAGAGCACGTTACGCAAAGCGCGAAAATGGATTTGTTTCTTTTGACGCAGACGAATTAGCTAAAGTTGCTGAAATTTTAGGTATTTCAAAAGATGATATCGGTATTTTTTTTAAATACAACGTTCACTAA